One Fuerstiella marisgermanici DNA window includes the following coding sequences:
- a CDS encoding FG-GAP-like repeat-containing protein, whose product MNVLRSRTGLIVAVSLLAVVGFIVAQRESRDELLEKGQRAIIRQQPELAAQIGERLLASSANDPQALLLAAAAAEQMRSHSKAVELLKQVATDNEAAYIEANCEIGRLAIDRLGLISVAEQSFRNVLTVNPAHVTAIDQLAYILSLQTRTNEANRLQLTLIGQGAVTPEYVFSLVQNDLLYPDLRFVKQLQEQEPNHPGLLLAEARIATLKQNFDRARSLLEQAIRVKPDFIEAHARLGKLLLDHSNIDDLPDWLAELPQSSEWNADLWIVVGQIHASNGNTKAAMRCYWEAGNIEAASLPANYLLGGQLTSLGRQNEAAVLLKRARMLEEYRKLFDHGSTPESSIQLTSELLKQAHELAESLGLLREAFAFSQLAASMQPAPEWATRAVTDLHPRLAKLPLARTAPQANIFQQIAIPESDLPEINLTNTPPHLESDPSQSAARFENLTQQLRIDFSFDNGVDHRISGAQRPYDFTGGGIAAFDIDADSWPDLYFSQGCVIDDDTGNPISGQPDQLFRNRIGTQFTNDSLVSAPETLDYSQGVAAGDINNDGFTDLLVGNLGGNRLLRNNGDGTFSDVSSQVAGDGARWTTSCVVCDVNGDQWPDLYTVNYLSGDITSRVCRDETGRKHPCAPQTFEAAQDQLFLGDGNGNFVDATARSGIQIENGKGLGVVVANLTNCGELDIFVANDGVPNFLFMKTKEHGDALFNEVGGQRGLAVNGDGQSEACMGIAVEDFNLDRRSDIFVTNFLDESNTLYSETNQDGFYLDQTWSSGLGPPSLPVLGFGVQAVDGDLDGLPDLVVVNGHVDDFTDRGTPYHMSPQYFTNIAGMRFTEQSAESVGEYFSGKHLGRCVTRMDWDQDGAEEVVIGTLDHATSILHNATSPRGGSVSLSLIGTTSQRDAFGTTVSLTTRQRTITRQLVAGDGYLASNERKLVFGLGSHTNATNVSVKWAGGKEQQFPEVVAGTRYAAVEGRALFYAIPR is encoded by the coding sequence ATGAACGTTCTTCGGTCGAGAACAGGTCTCATCGTTGCGGTGAGCCTGCTGGCTGTTGTGGGGTTCATCGTCGCGCAACGTGAGTCCCGTGATGAGCTGCTCGAAAAAGGACAACGAGCCATCATTCGGCAACAGCCGGAACTCGCAGCTCAGATCGGTGAAAGGCTTTTGGCATCGTCAGCAAACGATCCACAGGCACTGTTACTAGCTGCGGCTGCTGCAGAGCAGATGCGATCTCACAGCAAGGCTGTCGAGTTGCTCAAGCAAGTCGCAACGGATAACGAGGCCGCCTATATTGAGGCAAATTGCGAGATCGGTCGGCTGGCGATCGACCGCCTTGGCCTGATCAGCGTGGCCGAACAGTCGTTTCGAAACGTACTGACTGTGAATCCAGCGCATGTCACGGCAATTGACCAACTGGCTTACATCCTAAGCCTGCAGACACGAACGAACGAAGCGAATCGCCTTCAACTGACTCTGATTGGCCAGGGAGCCGTCACGCCGGAGTATGTGTTCTCGCTCGTTCAGAACGACCTTCTGTATCCTGACCTTCGCTTCGTGAAGCAGCTTCAAGAGCAGGAACCGAACCACCCAGGCCTGTTGCTCGCCGAAGCAAGAATTGCAACACTCAAGCAGAATTTCGACCGTGCACGCAGCCTGCTTGAGCAGGCAATCAGAGTGAAGCCCGATTTCATAGAAGCGCACGCGCGCCTTGGCAAACTCCTGCTCGACCACAGTAACATTGATGATCTTCCGGATTGGCTGGCTGAACTTCCGCAATCTTCCGAGTGGAATGCAGATCTGTGGATCGTTGTCGGCCAGATCCATGCGAGTAACGGTAACACAAAGGCAGCCATGAGGTGCTACTGGGAAGCCGGCAACATCGAAGCCGCATCATTACCAGCAAATTATCTTCTGGGCGGGCAATTGACATCACTTGGGCGACAGAACGAAGCGGCTGTGCTGCTGAAACGTGCTCGCATGCTGGAAGAATATCGCAAACTGTTTGACCATGGTTCGACGCCAGAATCTTCAATCCAGTTGACATCGGAATTGCTGAAACAAGCGCATGAACTCGCGGAATCTCTCGGGCTTCTTAGGGAAGCATTCGCATTCTCGCAACTCGCCGCAAGCATGCAACCAGCACCTGAATGGGCAACACGAGCAGTCACTGACCTGCATCCACGGCTGGCAAAACTGCCATTGGCGCGAACCGCGCCGCAGGCGAATATTTTTCAGCAGATAGCAATTCCGGAGAGCGACCTTCCTGAAATCAACCTCACCAACACGCCCCCCCATCTTGAATCGGATCCGTCCCAATCAGCAGCGCGTTTCGAAAATCTCACACAGCAACTCCGAATCGATTTCTCATTTGACAACGGCGTCGATCATCGAATCAGCGGAGCTCAGCGCCCTTATGATTTTACAGGTGGTGGAATTGCCGCATTCGACATAGATGCCGACAGCTGGCCCGACCTTTATTTTTCTCAGGGCTGCGTGATCGATGACGACACCGGAAATCCAATCAGCGGCCAACCCGATCAGCTATTTCGCAACCGAATAGGAACCCAGTTCACGAACGATAGTCTCGTCAGCGCACCGGAAACACTGGACTACAGCCAGGGCGTTGCGGCTGGGGACATTAACAACGACGGTTTCACGGATTTGCTTGTAGGCAATCTTGGCGGAAACCGACTGTTGCGAAATAACGGAGATGGTACGTTTAGTGATGTGTCCTCACAGGTTGCAGGTGATGGTGCGCGTTGGACAACCAGCTGCGTTGTGTGTGACGTCAACGGCGACCAGTGGCCTGATTTATATACCGTCAACTACCTTTCAGGAGACATTACATCGCGAGTGTGCCGGGACGAAACCGGACGAAAGCATCCATGTGCTCCACAGACTTTCGAAGCGGCTCAGGACCAGCTTTTTCTTGGTGACGGCAATGGAAACTTTGTCGACGCCACCGCCAGATCTGGGATTCAGATCGAGAACGGCAAAGGGTTGGGCGTCGTTGTCGCGAACCTCACTAATTGTGGCGAGCTCGATATTTTTGTTGCCAACGATGGCGTGCCGAACTTTCTCTTTATGAAGACCAAAGAACATGGTGATGCTCTTTTCAATGAAGTCGGCGGTCAACGCGGACTAGCCGTGAATGGTGACGGCCAGAGTGAAGCCTGTATGGGTATCGCGGTCGAGGACTTCAACCTCGATCGTCGCAGTGACATTTTCGTTACAAATTTCCTCGATGAATCGAACACGCTTTACTCAGAAACGAATCAAGACGGCTTCTACCTGGACCAAACATGGAGCAGTGGCCTCGGCCCACCCAGCCTTCCGGTTCTGGGTTTTGGTGTTCAGGCGGTTGACGGTGATTTGGACGGATTGCCGGACCTGGTCGTGGTCAATGGCCATGTGGATGACTTCACTGATCGAGGTACCCCCTACCACATGTCGCCGCAGTACTTTACAAACATTGCCGGAATGCGATTCACTGAGCAGTCTGCAGAGTCAGTTGGGGAATATTTCTCCGGAAAGCACCTTGGTCGGTGTGTGACTCGGATGGACTGGGACCAGGATGGTGCTGAAGAAGTTGTCATTGGCACGCTCGACCACGCAACGTCCATTCTTCACAACGCGACATCCCCGCGCGGTGGATCGGTCTCGCTTAGCCTGATAGGAACGACATCGCAGCGTGATGCATTTGGCACGACCGTCTCACTTACGACAAGGCAAAGAACGATCACGCGGCAGCTTGTCGCTGGCGACGGGTATCTGGCCAGCAACGAGCGAAAACTTGTGTTTGGACTCGGCAGCCACACAAATGCAACAAATGTCTCCGTGAAATGGGCCGGCGGAAAGGAACAGCAATTCCCAGAGGTTGTTGCTGGAACGCGCTACGCGGCCGTTGAAGGGCGGGCGTTGTTTTACGCGATTCCCCGGTGA
- a CDS encoding tetratricopeptide repeat protein, producing MTTRNLLVALLVAEIAIGAFVLKRSSATFSADVPVVNLEKLDPATADAITSLRTKATSGDVADWRNLAEALLGNGYYVAAADCFQEAAALAPNDLHLIYSRGFCLERVGQTERAIQLFEKTATESDTQLATTCWYQIGRCYLRQEDPVQAEEAFRRIPNFPPAAYQLSKLLIRSNRYHDAIEILDAQLEQLPNSLKLLQLRQNAAKAANDEETTRSLRDQEERAVYQLELEYSQRFITMFASRFGLPALLSRAMDLKSAGSIQQRERVLRQALDVIRTNKLWQYRSVLVAMAHVQFGLGNLDEVQQLVSEIRRTSQDGADLLELEGLVHASRGELDAAAKVWKRALDMQPSIGLIPDLLATGTLSEDEVSAYQAKQKSQMGLNAYRSNQIAEARVAFAEATKLDPKNSRAWFYLGETERLVGSLDNARAAYSNCLDLAPGHGRATVALERLPK from the coding sequence GTGACTACCAGGAACCTCCTTGTTGCTTTGCTAGTGGCTGAAATCGCCATCGGCGCATTCGTCTTGAAGCGTTCATCAGCAACTTTTTCGGCTGATGTCCCGGTCGTCAATTTGGAGAAACTGGATCCCGCGACAGCTGACGCCATTACGTCATTGCGGACGAAAGCTACCTCCGGAGATGTTGCAGACTGGCGAAACCTGGCGGAAGCCTTACTAGGGAACGGCTACTATGTTGCAGCGGCGGACTGCTTTCAGGAGGCGGCGGCACTTGCCCCCAATGATCTTCACCTGATTTACAGCCGCGGATTCTGCCTCGAACGAGTTGGCCAGACGGAACGTGCGATTCAGCTGTTCGAGAAAACCGCGACGGAGTCTGACACTCAACTGGCGACGACGTGTTGGTACCAAATCGGCCGCTGTTATCTTCGTCAGGAGGACCCTGTTCAGGCCGAAGAGGCCTTCCGTAGAATCCCGAATTTCCCACCAGCCGCCTACCAGCTAAGCAAACTTCTGATTCGGTCGAATCGCTACCATGACGCAATCGAAATCCTCGATGCCCAGCTGGAACAGCTTCCTAATTCACTGAAGTTGTTACAGCTACGTCAGAATGCGGCAAAGGCTGCCAACGACGAAGAGACGACACGCTCGCTGCGTGATCAGGAGGAACGTGCCGTCTATCAGTTGGAACTCGAATACAGTCAGCGATTCATCACAATGTTCGCGTCGAGATTCGGACTGCCCGCGTTGCTGTCTCGCGCGATGGATTTGAAGTCAGCTGGAAGCATTCAACAACGCGAGCGGGTTCTGCGGCAGGCACTTGATGTGATACGGACCAATAAACTGTGGCAGTACCGATCTGTGTTGGTGGCCATGGCCCATGTTCAATTTGGATTAGGAAACCTGGACGAAGTACAACAGCTTGTGTCAGAAATACGCAGAACGTCTCAGGACGGCGCAGATCTGCTGGAGCTGGAGGGGCTGGTTCACGCGTCGCGAGGTGAGTTGGACGCCGCTGCCAAAGTATGGAAACGTGCTTTGGACATGCAGCCGTCGATCGGGCTGATACCTGACCTACTCGCTACTGGCACTCTGTCTGAGGACGAAGTTTCGGCCTACCAGGCGAAGCAGAAATCCCAGATGGGCCTGAATGCCTACCGTTCGAATCAAATTGCTGAAGCACGAGTGGCGTTCGCTGAGGCAACTAAACTAGATCCCAAAAATTCCCGAGCCTGGTTTTATTTGGGTGAAACAGAACGGCTAGTCGGTTCTCTTGACAACGCACGAGCAGCGTATTCAAATTGTTTAGATCTTGCACCCGGCCACGGCCGCGCTACTGTGGCCCTCGAACGACTGCCGAAATAA
- a CDS encoding thioredoxin family protein, whose product MVNRNSLLVATLAILSTATQVRASEGWYPTFEDAQAESERSGRPLLIHFHATFCGPCRQMAQQVFSQPDVQRQLRDGIVAVEVDVSERRDLAGQFGVATVPRDVVVMPGQAPKTLAKGFQSKAAYLRLLASISPDEVRFAATDKSAPNQQLAVQEKIIGLDGFCPVRLMRDREWISGREDLAETHRGITYYFSSSAERQEFRRTPEEFTPENLGCDPVVLYSNLRAVTGKIKYGAFFDSQLYLFETVENRETFKENPLKFTRIRHAVKVDDLKGQRFN is encoded by the coding sequence ATGGTGAATCGGAATAGCTTGCTTGTTGCTACGCTCGCAATCCTGTCGACTGCGACTCAGGTTCGCGCCAGTGAGGGCTGGTATCCCACCTTTGAAGACGCTCAGGCCGAATCAGAGCGTAGCGGGCGTCCACTGCTGATTCACTTCCACGCGACGTTTTGCGGACCGTGCCGCCAGATGGCTCAACAGGTCTTTTCGCAGCCGGACGTGCAACGTCAGCTTCGCGATGGCATTGTCGCGGTTGAGGTGGACGTATCAGAGCGTCGGGATCTGGCGGGCCAATTCGGTGTGGCTACAGTCCCGCGCGATGTGGTCGTCATGCCGGGGCAGGCTCCCAAGACTCTGGCCAAGGGGTTTCAGTCCAAAGCGGCTTATTTGAGACTGCTGGCCAGCATTTCGCCTGACGAGGTTCGATTTGCGGCAACAGATAAGTCTGCACCAAATCAGCAGCTGGCCGTGCAGGAGAAAATCATTGGGCTGGACGGATTTTGTCCGGTTCGATTGATGCGAGATCGCGAGTGGATTTCCGGCCGCGAAGATCTGGCGGAGACTCACCGGGGAATCACCTATTACTTCAGTTCGAGCGCGGAGCGGCAGGAATTTCGTCGCACGCCAGAAGAATTCACGCCGGAAAATCTGGGCTGCGACCCGGTGGTTCTGTATTCGAACCTAAGAGCGGTCACGGGGAAGATTAAGTACGGTGCGTTTTTTGACAGCCAGCTGTACCTGTTTGAAACTGTTGAGAATCGAGAAACGTTCAAGGAAAACCCACTGAAGTTCACGCGGATTCGCCACGCCGTGAAGGTTGATGACCTAAAAGGGCAGCGATTTAACTAG
- a CDS encoding DUF1501 domain-containing protein — MNDNPRPLKSQPLSRRRLLQAGSVGALGLNLPTLLQADQKSAFSGSSGSGAKSCIFIHQYGGLSQLDSWDMKPSAPHEIRGPYSPIPTATPGLQVCELMPRLAQMSDRYAVIRSMTHTESIHDRANSMLLAGKATPLSDDPSFGAIVTKLRPATASIPPYIWLQKFGGGSAPPDHTYLTGGNLGMAYAPMLIGERHDDNPASADFRVQAFETNSGVTMKRLEDRWKLSQQMQQLAATGRTHEFESLNLYQQQSFDLLHSDDAKKAFQIEREDPALRDQYGRNPLGQNLLFARRLIEAGVRLVNVVAWTGLKSDEEFVSLETWDMHGNADVGIFENGWNGLPFALPRTDQAVASLLDDLHTRGLLDSTLVVLIGEFGRTPTISKGAKRIGRDHWPQCYSAMIAGAGIQGGAVYGESDSRAAYVKTNPVTLEDFTATLFAAMDINPASGISADGFTVRASSGRPIQALL, encoded by the coding sequence ATGAATGACAATCCGCGTCCATTGAAGTCGCAACCGTTGTCGCGGCGCAGGTTGTTGCAGGCGGGAAGCGTCGGCGCGTTGGGACTGAACCTGCCGACATTGCTGCAGGCAGATCAGAAGAGTGCCTTCAGTGGCAGCTCCGGCAGCGGCGCGAAGTCGTGCATCTTCATTCATCAGTACGGCGGCTTAAGTCAGCTCGATTCGTGGGATATGAAGCCCAGCGCACCCCACGAAATTCGCGGGCCGTACTCACCCATTCCAACTGCGACACCAGGCTTGCAGGTCTGCGAATTGATGCCCCGCCTGGCTCAAATGTCAGACCGCTATGCCGTAATCCGCTCGATGACTCATACAGAATCGATTCACGATCGAGCGAATTCGATGTTGTTGGCGGGGAAAGCAACGCCGCTGTCTGACGACCCCTCTTTCGGAGCGATCGTCACGAAGCTGCGGCCAGCAACAGCCAGTATTCCGCCATACATCTGGCTTCAAAAATTCGGCGGCGGATCGGCGCCGCCCGATCATACCTATTTGACCGGCGGCAATCTTGGCATGGCATACGCGCCGATGCTGATTGGAGAACGACACGACGACAACCCGGCGTCAGCAGATTTTCGAGTTCAGGCTTTTGAGACGAACAGTGGCGTCACGATGAAACGTCTGGAAGATCGCTGGAAGTTGTCACAGCAAATGCAGCAGCTCGCGGCGACAGGCCGCACGCATGAATTCGAGTCGCTAAACCTTTACCAGCAACAGTCGTTCGACTTGCTGCACAGCGACGATGCGAAAAAAGCATTCCAAATCGAGCGCGAAGATCCGGCGCTACGTGACCAATACGGACGAAATCCGCTGGGGCAGAACCTTCTGTTCGCTCGCCGGCTGATTGAGGCGGGAGTTCGGTTGGTGAATGTCGTGGCATGGACGGGGCTGAAATCCGATGAAGAATTCGTCAGCCTCGAAACCTGGGATATGCACGGCAACGCCGACGTCGGCATCTTTGAAAATGGCTGGAACGGACTACCGTTCGCTTTGCCCAGAACCGATCAGGCTGTTGCTTCACTGCTCGACGACTTGCACACTCGCGGTCTACTCGATTCCACGCTGGTTGTGCTGATCGGCGAGTTCGGTCGCACGCCCACGATCAGCAAGGGGGCAAAACGGATCGGACGTGACCACTGGCCGCAGTGTTATTCGGCAATGATCGCAGGCGCCGGAATTCAAGGGGGAGCCGTCTACGGCGAATCCGACAGCCGCGCCGCGTACGTCAAAACCAATCCGGTTACACTGGAAGATTTCACGGCCACTCTCTTTGCCGCAATGGACATCAACCCTGCCTCCGGCATCAGTGCAGACGGCTTCACCGTCCGCGCCAGCAGCGGTCGTCCTATCCAGGCACTTCTGTAA
- the rho gene encoding transcription termination factor Rho has translation MPSSSSSAEETKPKARRKAKASPKKKATRRKKQDDAPELFSEDDFGDGVDSSAREAKPKKKAARKKAPAKRTKKRAEPEPEEFVGSSNADTLVDDTAAVMEEARQARFERDDEPDLSDIGNYFSAGGDSDEAPASASSDDNAEGKTGEKESGSGEDGDADRPRRRRRRRRRGRSGGDSTEGTIDRSVASSDRGGAAGGSNSGGGRGRSRGRQSDRGGRQTSDRGGRQSDRGGRSQSDRGGRGRGGGGGRGGGPNPRRGRSVLPAGEPIEGTFEGVLEMHPKGYGFLRDPKKNYAAEDANPFVSSSVVEKYGLREGVLVKGEVGPGSRNQGPRLQEVELIDAFTPEEYAEIKNFDDLTPINPHEQIKLEVGPTPVTMRVMDLLCPIGKGQRALLVAPPRTGKTMLLQDIANSVSINHPEIHLMVLLIDERPEEVTEMSRSVKGEVIASSLDNDVESHVRIAQLIIERGKRLAEEGQDVFILLDSITRLARAFNKWVNPSGRTGRGGLDIRALDVPKKLFGTARLFDEGGSLTVCGTALIDTNNGMDEAIFQEFKGTGNMEMMLSRDLADRRIWPSIDITRSGTRREEKILDPTTLEGVTMLRRSLISLTPVDAMEQLTKTLLKFDTNTEFLSRIKAVL, from the coding sequence ATGCCATCAAGCAGCTCCAGTGCTGAGGAAACAAAGCCGAAAGCACGTCGCAAAGCCAAAGCTTCTCCCAAGAAAAAGGCCACTCGCCGGAAGAAGCAGGACGACGCACCGGAATTGTTCTCTGAGGATGACTTCGGAGACGGTGTGGATTCGTCCGCACGTGAAGCGAAGCCAAAAAAGAAAGCTGCTCGCAAAAAGGCACCGGCCAAACGCACTAAGAAACGCGCGGAGCCGGAGCCGGAAGAGTTTGTGGGTAGCAGCAATGCAGACACGCTTGTGGACGATACAGCGGCCGTCATGGAAGAAGCTCGACAGGCACGGTTTGAGCGTGATGACGAACCCGATTTGTCGGACATCGGAAATTATTTCAGCGCGGGCGGCGACAGTGATGAAGCTCCAGCGTCTGCCTCATCTGACGACAACGCGGAAGGCAAAACGGGCGAAAAAGAGAGCGGGAGCGGTGAAGACGGCGATGCAGATCGCCCACGCCGCCGCCGTCGTCGCCGCCGTCGCGGTCGAAGTGGTGGGGACAGTACTGAAGGCACCATCGATCGCAGTGTAGCCAGCAGCGATCGAGGCGGGGCCGCTGGCGGATCAAACAGCGGTGGTGGCCGAGGACGCAGTCGCGGACGCCAGTCGGATCGTGGTGGCCGCCAAACCTCAGATCGTGGCGGACGGCAATCTGACCGCGGTGGTCGGTCGCAATCAGACCGTGGCGGACGAGGTCGTGGTGGTGGCGGCGGCCGTGGTGGCGGCCCGAATCCGCGACGCGGACGTTCTGTACTGCCTGCCGGTGAGCCAATTGAAGGCACATTCGAAGGCGTGCTGGAGATGCATCCGAAGGGATATGGCTTCCTGCGTGACCCTAAGAAAAATTACGCGGCTGAAGATGCCAACCCATTCGTTTCCAGTTCCGTTGTAGAAAAATACGGACTGCGTGAAGGAGTGCTGGTGAAGGGCGAAGTCGGCCCGGGAAGTCGCAATCAGGGGCCTCGACTGCAGGAAGTGGAGTTGATCGATGCGTTCACTCCGGAAGAGTACGCCGAGATTAAGAACTTCGACGATCTGACGCCGATCAATCCGCACGAACAGATCAAGCTGGAAGTCGGCCCAACGCCGGTCACCATGCGAGTGATGGACTTGCTGTGTCCGATTGGCAAGGGGCAGCGAGCTTTGCTGGTCGCTCCTCCGCGAACCGGCAAGACCATGTTGCTGCAGGACATTGCGAATTCGGTCAGCATCAACCATCCCGAAATTCACCTGATGGTTTTGCTGATCGACGAGCGTCCGGAAGAAGTGACCGAAATGAGTCGCAGCGTGAAGGGGGAAGTCATTGCGTCTTCGCTCGACAACGACGTGGAAAGCCACGTGCGCATCGCTCAATTGATCATCGAACGCGGCAAGCGACTGGCCGAAGAAGGCCAGGACGTGTTCATTCTGCTGGACAGCATCACTCGCCTTGCGAGAGCCTTCAACAAATGGGTGAACCCGTCGGGCCGAACCGGTCGCGGCGGTCTGGATATTCGAGCTCTGGACGTGCCCAAAAAGCTGTTCGGGACAGCTCGCCTGTTCGATGAAGGCGGTTCCCTGACCGTCTGCGGCACGGCGTTGATTGATACGAACAACGGCATGGACGAAGCCATTTTCCAGGAATTCAAAGGAACTGGAAACATGGAAATGATGTTGAGCCGAGATCTGGCAGATCGACGCATCTGGCCTTCGATCGACATCACTCGTTCAGGCACGCGTCGCGAAGAAAAAATCCTCGACCCAACAACACTGGAAGGTGTGACAATGCTGCGACGCAGCCTGATCAGCCTCACCCCTGTTGATGCGATGGAGCAGCTGACGAAGACTCTGCTTAAGTTCGACACGAACACTGAGTTCCTGTCGCGAATCAAGGCAGTGCTGTAA
- a CDS encoding neutral/alkaline non-lysosomal ceramidase N-terminal domain-containing protein, with the protein MTIRISFLIGIALLCHSTLVAEDNLTWQAGVASAKVTPETPMWMAGYASRNKPSEGTLQDLFVKALALQDDDGKRLVIITCDLISVPRPIRDDLEKAVKEKCNLPPEGLLINCSHTHCGPEIRTTRWSLDGLPPQRLKQANDYVTRLQSTLVKLVESALSDLAPSRISYCRARCGLAMNRRTPSATGFRNFPNPDGPVDHDVPVLKVESPEGKLRAILFGYACHNTTLGIFEFCGDYAGYAQAYLEAAHPEATAMFVMGCGGDQNPYPRRTIELAQQHGRSLANAVETALETQARPITASLRTAYDTATVKYQTAPTKSELQKKAESNDKYDRIHAERLLRQLESDGKLREKYDCPVQVVRLGEQVTLVALPGETVVDYSLRLKNELSNIDGSGPAVWVAGYSNDVFAYVPSRRVLLEGGYEAGGAMRYMTTVLQHGPFKPDVEERIVTKVHELYRALANQ; encoded by the coding sequence ATGACAATTCGCATCTCATTTCTGATCGGCATAGCCCTCCTCTGCCACAGCACGTTGGTTGCCGAGGACAATCTCACCTGGCAAGCGGGCGTCGCATCGGCCAAGGTGACGCCCGAGACCCCCATGTGGATGGCGGGCTACGCGAGTCGCAACAAACCGTCTGAAGGCACGCTGCAGGACCTGTTTGTGAAAGCGCTGGCTTTGCAGGATGACGATGGGAAGCGTCTGGTGATTATCACCTGCGACCTGATCAGCGTGCCGCGGCCGATTCGTGACGACCTTGAGAAAGCGGTCAAAGAAAAATGCAACCTGCCGCCGGAAGGTCTGCTCATCAACTGTTCACACACTCACTGTGGGCCGGAAATTCGTACGACTCGCTGGTCGCTGGACGGACTGCCGCCGCAACGGTTAAAGCAGGCGAACGATTACGTCACGCGTTTGCAGTCGACGTTGGTCAAGCTGGTTGAATCCGCACTAAGCGATCTTGCTCCGTCCCGCATCAGCTATTGCCGAGCTCGTTGCGGTTTGGCCATGAATCGACGCACTCCATCAGCCACCGGGTTTCGCAACTTCCCAAACCCGGATGGACCAGTCGACCACGACGTGCCTGTGCTGAAGGTGGAATCACCGGAAGGCAAACTGCGAGCCATTTTGTTTGGCTATGCGTGTCACAACACAACGCTGGGCATCTTCGAATTTTGCGGCGACTATGCGGGGTACGCTCAGGCGTACCTGGAAGCCGCTCACCCCGAAGCGACGGCGATGTTTGTGATGGGCTGTGGAGGCGACCAGAATCCTTACCCTCGACGGACCATCGAGCTGGCGCAACAGCACGGCCGCAGCCTTGCCAACGCCGTCGAAACTGCGTTGGAAACTCAGGCCCGGCCAATCACTGCTTCGTTAAGAACGGCTTATGACACGGCCACGGTGAAATATCAAACAGCGCCAACAAAGTCCGAGCTGCAGAAGAAGGCAGAATCCAACGACAAGTATGACCGCATCCACGCAGAACGATTGCTGCGGCAACTCGAATCAGACGGCAAACTGCGTGAAAAGTACGACTGCCCAGTTCAGGTGGTCCGTCTTGGCGAGCAAGTCACTCTTGTGGCGTTGCCCGGTGAAACTGTCGTCGACTATTCGCTGAGATTGAAAAACGAATTATCGAACATTGACGGCAGCGGCCCGGCAGTATGGGTGGCCGGTTACAGCAACGACGTATTCGCCTATGTGCCCAGTCGTCGAGTGCTGTTGGAAGGCGGCTACGAAGCCGGAGGCGCCATGCGGTACATGACGACCGTCCTGCAGCATGGCCCGTTCAAGCCGGACGTGGAAGAACGTATCGTGACGAAAGTGCATGAACTGTATCGCGCCCTTGCGAATCAGTAG